Proteins found in one Pseudoxanthomonas sp. SL93 genomic segment:
- a CDS encoding MFS transporter — translation MGTPAASTPARKLKPWQEVLLNLRQRKVLVMLLLGFSSGLPIYLVGNTLGFWMRENGIELSTIGFLSWVGLAYSLKFLWAPLVDKLDAPLVGRWLGRRRGWMLWSQIVAGAALVGMALIEPREGQLLLAGLAPDHLLVFGAMALVVAFASSTQDIVIDAWRIEVAESNEQQGLLTSTSALGYRAALLVTDSLILIFAAGIGWSMSYHVMGALMAVGVVATFMAREPEATRLAAAAEPKLFTARGLFDALIGPFVAFFTHHGKWAVLMLLAISLYRLPDFVMGPMANPFYADLGIAKETVGAVRGSVGLVATILGIAAAGLSAVRFGFIPTLLAGAVLGPGSNLAFAYLALHGADPGVFSAVMIIDNFCSGFAGVALIGYMSSLTSIGYTATQYALLSSFYALLGKVLKGLSGVSVEYLAQGRTLLEGYSLFFTGTALLGIPVLILCLLLVWRHRVPAPASTT, via the coding sequence ATGGGTACGCCTGCCGCATCCACGCCCGCCCGCAAGCTGAAGCCATGGCAGGAGGTCCTGCTGAACCTGCGCCAGCGCAAGGTGCTGGTGATGTTGCTGCTGGGCTTCAGTTCGGGCCTTCCCATCTACCTGGTGGGCAACACGCTGGGCTTCTGGATGCGCGAGAACGGCATCGAGCTGTCCACGATCGGCTTCCTGTCATGGGTGGGCCTGGCGTATTCCCTGAAGTTCCTGTGGGCGCCGTTGGTGGACAAGCTGGATGCGCCGCTGGTGGGTCGCTGGCTGGGGCGTCGGCGCGGCTGGATGCTGTGGTCGCAGATCGTCGCGGGTGCGGCGCTGGTGGGAATGGCGCTCATCGAGCCACGCGAAGGCCAACTGCTGTTGGCGGGACTGGCGCCGGACCACCTGCTGGTGTTCGGCGCGATGGCGCTGGTGGTCGCGTTTGCATCCTCCACACAGGACATCGTGATCGATGCCTGGCGCATCGAAGTGGCCGAAAGCAACGAGCAGCAGGGCTTGCTGACGTCGACGTCGGCGCTGGGTTACCGCGCCGCGCTGCTGGTCACCGACTCGCTGATCCTGATCTTCGCGGCCGGCATCGGCTGGTCGATGTCGTACCACGTGATGGGCGCCTTGATGGCGGTGGGCGTGGTGGCCACGTTCATGGCGCGGGAGCCGGAGGCCACCCGGCTTGCCGCCGCGGCGGAGCCGAAGCTGTTCACCGCACGCGGCCTGTTCGATGCGCTGATCGGGCCCTTCGTCGCCTTTTTCACCCACCACGGCAAATGGGCCGTGCTGATGCTGCTGGCGATAAGCCTGTACCGGTTGCCCGATTTCGTGATGGGGCCGATGGCCAACCCGTTCTATGCGGACCTGGGCATCGCCAAGGAAACCGTCGGCGCGGTGCGCGGCTCGGTGGGGCTGGTGGCCACCATCCTGGGCATCGCGGCGGCAGGGCTGAGTGCCGTGCGCTTCGGGTTCATCCCCACGTTGCTGGCCGGTGCGGTGCTGGGTCCGGGGTCCAACCTGGCGTTCGCCTATCTGGCGCTCCACGGCGCCGATCCCGGGGTGTTCAGCGCGGTCATGATCATCGACAACTTCTGCAGCGGCTTTGCGGGCGTCGCGTTGATCGGTTACATGTCCAGCCTGACCAGCATCGGCTACACCGCGACGCAATACGCATTGCTGAGTTCGTTCTACGCGTTGCTGGGCAAGGTGCTGAAAGGCCTCTCCGGCGTAAGTGTCGAGTATCTCGCGCAGGGGCGCACGTTGCTGGAGGGCTACAGCCTGTTCTTCACCGGCACCGCGCTGCTTGGCATTCCCGTCCTGATCCTGTGCCTGCTGCTGGTGTGGCGGCACCGCGTGCCCG